TTGTAAAAACATTTGCGTTATGCCGGGATGCGgctgcattaaaaaaaaaactgttggtATCCTCGTATAGTCGGATCCGAGAGGGGTCAGCCTAAAAATTTCTCATGAACCAACAAGGTTGCAATTCTCTTCTGCAAAATTTCAGGAACTCTGAAGAAACATCGGTGAAGCGGTGTACTAGACATGGTCAACATTGCTGAGCCTGAACTATTTGGTCCCCGTTTATAAATTAGTTACAATATTTTCAGTTATTATAAAGTTGTACCAAGATATTGCTATTACTTCCTTAATCTTAGGTCTGCTAACCATGAACTAACCACTATCAGCAACACTAATATTTGCAGCTCTCGTTTAAGGCCGGCCTACTTAGAGATCGACGACGTTAAGATCTTTGAGGTGGTAATACGGTAAGATCATGCAAATTTATTACCTCTCTTTTTGAACAATGAATCAACAAAAATACAGTTTTCGCAGCACAGTGCATATACTGTACCTGTACAAATTGATTTACGGTACAAAACAAATGATATATGACTGCTTGGAGGCCAAATAGCCAGGATAGacaaatttcatagaaattctGTAGGAGACCTAAGAGAATGTTGGTTTCGACGCAATGGAGTCATGTGTGCGCCTCATCTCATTACTAATGGCAGCCACTAACTGTCGCTGAGCCGCATTTATTCTTTTgattttagaagaagaaatttcagagaaaGGAAAGAGTCATTTCTAAACTCTTTGCACTCCAGTCATTCCAGGTACACGGAACCACAAGAAACTCCAGCATTTTTTCGTTACAAATGCTATCCTGATCCCATGCGACATATTTTATTAAACATAAATTTACACTGATtgcaatattatttatttgttgtaaacacAATTGCTAGCTAATTTTAGCTAATAAAATGGTATTGAAAttaattgtttatattttgaaattcccAAAGAATGATATTTTTGGAAGCGGTCACCCGTATACATTCGGGGCATCACACGACAAGGATCACAAAACTCGCTAGTCTCgcgtcttttttccttttcttgtctGTTTGAGCATACGACAcagtctcttttctttcctttccgtaaTATGTTAAGTGAAAAAGAGAggtgaagaagtaaaaatgcTTTGCAGAAAATTGCAGGAATAaaccaattttatttttttaatctggtAGTGCTGAAATAAGCTAAACAAGCGCGGCGCCACTACGGCGGGGACTGTGGATTTTAAGTACATATTTTCGATGTCGTACGTACTGCTACAACGGAGTGCAAAGTGTTAATTACAGAAGAAGTAGAACCAGTAGGACCACAGCACCTGCCCAAAAGTCTTACTTTTCTGGAAGTGGCGATAAAATTgccatatatacatatatttatatatatttatatatgatCTATATAATTTAATGTGTGTGTGGGACCgggtatacgagtctgattgttaGCTCCTAGCGGTGGCTCTGCTTACACTGAATCCGATCGGGTGTTTGAGTATGCGAGCACGTGCGAGCTGTGTTACTTCAACAGTTATTTGGCGGAAGTTACCTAGATATTGCAAACAGGTTCTGTTGTCTGGCACACAGCCAAATCCCAATCCAAATAGGTCAAATACCTCGAGGGAACTTGGAATCCTTGCTAACAACTATCCGTTCTTATCTTACGCTGAACTGTCGGACATTGTCGAGCTGAGGACCAGATCACTCGATATCGTTAGGCGATATACGCGAGGCACCAAGTCTCCGAAGATATGAgacagtgacgaatggatggattcagTGCGATCTTTTGCTGTATATCgaagaaggttgggcagaactGCATTCGAGAACGACACGCCTCGGCGAAAATGCGGACATCCCCTTCAGACTATAACACCAGCTCCCGATGAAGTCAAATAGATCAATTTCTAACATAATTATGTGGTACCATCTTTCACTTCAACAGAACCTCGAggtacttcttttctttgttgtaaTTAGTCAATGAAACCAAGTCAGAAAAAACTAcccaattttttgatttttgatttttatcggCAACCATAGTGTGTAGTttaccttgatcaccttgactcccgttgatcttcgagcaggtcgagcgggcgccagtaattcttccatttgtctcaatcgcgtgccagagtcgcccagtggtccctcttttcgcgtgggacacgaagagcatcataattttctttcgaaggAATTTGcgaagaggtctgaccatccAGTCGGCGGTTTTcttgcggtgcgtttgatgtcgcgtggtatccagtcgctcacggctctggtccaacgattgtcgttgatacgcatcacgtgtccgacACACCTAATTTTACTTCCCTTATTTCGTTTGCTGACGAAAGATAGAACTGTGAATCCGTCCCTCAGTTGTGTGACTCCTAACATCACTCTTTCATTTGTGCGTTCAACGAGGCTCACcgcgttttttcctacttgCAAAGTCGTCAGGTTTCCGAAgtataggtcaaagcaggaagtacagTGGTGTTAAAGacgtgagcacggagccggttGTTCTTGGTCTTTTCACTACATGCTCTGCTCTCTCTCGATGCTCTTTTaggctccccaagccgctcgtctcctcctgtcCAGCACGAGgttcaggtcgttcatcatgttcatttccagacccagataaacgtagcgtgcattcggatatgttcgttccgttgagcgtgaatgggacATCCGAGACCAAtccgttacgcatgaacatcgaCAGCTGaatagattcagctgaagaacgatgcatccacatgtttcgtcgaattcggtcaacATTCGTTCTTCCTGACTCATGTTAGATGCTATCAGAACattgtcatcagcaaagcgcaaatggtgcgAATGCCGACCAtaaaccttcactcccatgtcgtcccattccaactttcgcattgcgctctctagggtggctgtgaatattttgggtgagattgtatcaccctgtcggacccccctcttcacatcaataatgatattcttgtagaatggcgaaattgcGGTCGTGAAGTTAAGTTTAGAGAAGTataactctcgaagtacctttatgtacttaGTAGGgtcgccttggttgtccaaggcttccatctcaactgagtcgaaggccttcttcaagtcgatgaaggtgagacagagcggcatcttgtactctcgtgatacctcgatgagtttcgaaacagtgtgaatgtggtcaatcgtgctgaatcctttttgGAACCCTGCTTGCTCACATGATTGTCCTTCATCTAAGTCTTTGTCAATCttttaaggatcactcttgtaaagagcttgtagatgacggacagtaagcagattgggcgataattatcgatgtcatgtggatctcccttcttatacaacaacacggttttGTTGGTCTTCctctgtttaggaaccttgcattccgatacgtaacgtgtaaagagcctcacCGGGGTGTTAATTCGTACATCTCTGTTTTCGCTCAGATGATGACAgagcaagtggacatggctgtcgaagagatcaaaggagaagtcgtagatgattttcccCAATCCCCGTCTcaatgcaatggttgttcccttcgggttccggagagcagtcatcctcgtcttgcgactgaagaagtctcgacgggcatagcttttacccgcctctgcagcttcagccagcacttctgctcttctctcttcaaggtctttttttccccccccccccccccccccccgcccCGGgcgggggttttttttttttttcgcctcgtGCGCTCTatgc
This is a stretch of genomic DNA from Necator americanus strain Aroian chromosome II, whole genome shotgun sequence. It encodes these proteins:
- a CDS encoding hypothetical protein (NECATOR_CHRII.G7773.T1); amino-acid sequence: MPLCLTFIDLKKAFDSVEMEALDNQGDPTKYIKVLRELYFSKLNFTTAISPFYKNIIIDVKRGVRQGDTISPKIFTATLESAMRKLEWDDMGVKVYGRHSHHLRFADDNVLIASNMSQEERMLTEFDETCGCIVLQLNLFSCRCSCVTDWSRMSHSRSTERTYPNARYVYLGLEMNMMNDLNLVLDRRRRAAWGA
- a CDS encoding hypothetical protein (NECATOR_CHRII.G7773.T2); protein product: MTALRNPKGTTIALRRGLGKIIYDFSFDLFDSHVHLLCHHLSENRDVRINTPIDKDLDEGQSCEQAGFQKGFSTIDHIHTVSKLIEVSREYKMPLCLTFIDLKKAFDSVEMEALDNQGDPTKYIKVLRELYFSKLNFTTAISPFYKNIIIDVKRGVRQGDTISPKIFTATLESAMRKLEWDDMGVKVYGRHSHHLRFADDNVLIASNMSQEERMLTEFDETCGCIVLQLNLFSCRCSCVTDWSRMSHSRSTERTYPNARYVYLGLEMNMMNDLNLVLDRRRRAAWGA